DNA from Culicoidibacter larvae:
AACCAGCAATGATGTATAAATGTACACACCCCATACCAGAAACATAATTACAAATATGTTGAGCATCAAGTTACCGAGCAATCTCTTATAGCCAAACTCAATAACTCCGAAAATCAATATTTTCATAACCCATGGATTAAAAAGCGTTATTGCTAAAAATGTAAGTGGAAAAACAACATAAAAGAAAAATACATTACTTTCTTCTTTCGCTGAAATCATTTGTATTTTCTTTTTACTTAAATAATTTACACATGCAAAGACTATTATCAACATAACGATTATGAAGTAAAAAGGTACATACCAGTAATAATTCCCAAAGAAGTTACTTATTTGTACAAGCCAGTCACTAATCAAGCTTGTGCTATTTTCGGCTGCATCCGCTGCGGCCGGAAATAGTTGTGAGTTTTCTGAAAAAATATTAATTATTTTCTCCCATAAATTAGTTGTTCCCAAGAATAACAGTAATGAACCAATTGACGGAATCAATGCAATCAATAAATATTTGAAATTACGCCATTTTATTTTGTAGAATATCATGAGGAAAGTGAAAAGTGCAAGTAAAATGAACTGATTAACAAATGCTAATTGGCTAAATGAATTCCCGGCCAAAATATAGACTGTAAAGGCAACAACGAACTGAATGCCAAATGTCGCCAGAACCTTTCTTCTTTGAAAAGCTAGGACAAACAATTCAAAAAAGCCTACAATAACAATATATTTAAATCCAACTTTCCCAACATGGGCGAAGAATAGGAACCAGCCATCAAGCAGGTACTCCTCTAGTTTCCCAGTAGTATTATACGAAAACAAGATTGAAATAAATAAAAAGACAACTGACCATATAGCAACTGCGCGTTTTTTAAATAATGTATATGCCAGTGAATACACAGAAATATAGGCAATACTGACAATTATTATTTGAGCAGCAACGCTAGTAATGATAGCAACATCTAATTGGAAAGTAACCGCGAGATATGCAATAAGTAATTCCCAACTTGAAAACAAGTAAGTAACCGGCAGGTAATTGCCAAGAACCCCAGTTGATGGTTCCAAATAATAGATTGAGTTGCTTCCAATTTGTTGTAGCGATTGTGAGATATAAAATAAGTTATCGCCATAAGCATTATCCGGATTCCACGCTCCTAAGTTGATAAATAGATGAATCGCTATTACTATTAAAACAGGAATGAGCGGAAACAGCCTCTTATAATTAAACGATTGTTTACCACGCCATTTAAAGTATAAAAATACTTGTGCTCCTATGAAGACGAGTAAGGTTACAGTCATAACTATGTAAAAAGCAGTCCATGAGACATGCAAAAGCTGCATTGGCACCGATATTATCCAGAAAAAAGCACACAAAATGACAAACCCGTAGTGAATGTTCCAATCACTACGGATATTCATCCATTTTTTAAAGTTACTTCCTGTTACATGTGATATTAAAAAGATCGCCAAAACAATAATTACTGTTTGAATAATCCACATGTTCATTCCCACTTCCTTTATGAAGTCTTATAAATAATATATTTAGAATTTTTTAAAAAAACTGGATATAAATTTTCCAAAGAATCATTGATTTTTGAATCAGAATATGTAATTAAAAAGTCGATTCCATCTCTTCTTATAATTATTGGTGCAAGTTCGTCACATTCATATTCATAAAACTCATTATATATACATCGATTTAATTGTTCGGCATCTGAATCTTGGGTAAAATCATCAGAGAAATTCCATCCAACAAACTCATCTTCACTTGATGGCACTAAAGGGAACTCTCTCCTCATCATAAGTTCTCCATTTGAATCGTATGCTCGAATTACTGCTCTTAAGTCATCGGAAGGTAGTGCAATCAAATGCGGGTTATCTATTTCTGCTAAAGACTGGGCAATTTCAAGAAGCTCCTTATCAAATATCTGATAGTTGAACGGTTTTACATTCATTTGAAGTCTTTCGACGAAAGTTTTAGGAGAAAATAGAAATTCAAGGTTTTCATTTTTTATTCCTGGGTATATTAAAGTAAATGCAGTCGCCAATACAGCAATAATTGTTAAAAAATAATTAGCTTTCGTCTCTCTAACGATTACAAATATTACCAGAAACAAAAAAACTAATTCAACAACAAAGTTTGCATCAGGAAATCGATTGTATAATAATCCTGTAGTTATAAACTTAGATATTAATGGTTCAAAGATTGGCGCTTCTAGAACCCAATGAAACATCAATAATATACCACAAAAAATTAATCCTGAATACTCCTGAAGTTTTTTCCAATTTGCAATTAAAATAATTCCAGCAACAATTGAAACTGGATATTGGATAAAGAAAAATGTTTTAATATATGTTTTCCAATTGCTTAGCGAAAAAATATTATAAGGTTCTTGCTGACTTTCAATAGCAATACGGCCTAAAATTCCACCACCGGATGTTATCTGCTGTTTAATTACTAGCGCTAATGTTAACAACACAAACACTAACATACCTATAATCAATGGTATCACAACATCTCTTTTTATTTTCTTATTTATTACTATATCAGCTATAATTGCAACTGCATAATAACCTCCAACAATAAAAAACGTTGTTGAACTAAATGAAAATGCTGCTAAACTAAAAATTATAATAGCACCTATTTTAATAAGAATCGCTGACGTCTTAAAAGAAATATTATACAAAAGAACAATCGCAACTAAAACAAGTGCTTTGGTAAATCCATTTCCCATCCACGGGGCAAAAACCAGAGGAAAGTAATAATTAATAAAGAAAATTGCACATAAAATAACCATAGCTAGGAAAATTTTTATCTCCCACCTGCTTTTTTTCAATATAGTATTAACTACATCAAAAGCAGCAAATACTATAAACGCAATATTTAGCAAACTAATTACAGAATATGCAATAATTGATGGATTTATATTACTAACATCGGCTATTGTAGAAATCAATACATAATTTGAAGATAGGAAATGTGGGTCAAAGAAAGGTTGCATTACACCACTACCTGGAACTTGGCTATTTATCATTCCAGTACTAATTGTATCATTATACATAGCCATCCAATACGCGCCATCTCCCCCCTTGCTATATACATTAAATGTTATTGATGAAAACAGAACGAAAAAAACTGATACACAAATAAGCAATACAACCTTTTTTTTATCAAAAGATTTTAAATAATTTTTTTTATTTTTTAGTGTTAAAAACAAGGCTGCTCCAAAAAGAATAACTATTAGTACAATGCAAATTATCTTCAAAATAATCCAAGGGGCATCCATTAACATAAAAGGAGTTGTAAATAGTTGTAATAATCCAAAAAACAATATATATCCAACAATTTGCGAAGAGATATTATCCAGAAATTTAATACGTGTTTTTATTGAAAAGCCAATAAAATCAAAAATTAATAGTGCAAGTATTGCCATAAATATTACAATAGCATTTAGAATCATTTCTTTGTTTCCCTACTTTCTTTACTATCAAGCTCAAAAACTGCAATTTTTCGGGCTAACAATTCATTTTGAGCCTTAAGCTTAGAAATTTGCAACATTTGTCTGAATGTTAGGATAAAAAGAAGGAAAATCATTATTAAAAACACTACATTTGTATCCGATATGAATCCAAACAAATTTGTAAAAATTGACACTAAACCTGGGAATATTGCAATAATAATTAAGCCTATTCCTATCAAGAACCATCCTGCAATATCACTAATTTGCACTTGAGATTTTTTTACCTTGACCCACATATATAAGAAAGTGAGTATTGACGCAATAATTAATAATAGCCTTAATGTAAGATTCATATTATTTACCTATCTTTCTTCTTGGATTGAGTAAAATCGCAATAGTTGTGTGGATCATATATCTCATTGAAGAAAAAATCCCTCCTAAATGGGATTTCCCAGCAAATCTTTCCTGCATTACAACTGGCACTTCTTTTACTTTATAGCCATTTCGAGCAAACATAACAATTGTATCTGGCTCAGGTTTTGCATTCATATCCATGATAATTTGTTCATAAACCTTTTTATTATATGCTCGCATCCCACTAGTGGGATCTGTTAATACAAGTCCAGACTGTAATTTAGCAATAAATTGAAGCCAACTAGCACCTATTTTCCTAAACAGAG
Protein-coding regions in this window:
- a CDS encoding DUF6077 domain-containing protein, with amino-acid sequence MNMWIIQTVIIVLAIFLISHVTGSNFKKWMNIRSDWNIHYGFVILCAFFWIISVPMQLLHVSWTAFYIVMTVTLLVFIGAQVFLYFKWRGKQSFNYKRLFPLIPVLIVIAIHLFINLGAWNPDNAYGDNLFYISQSLQQIGSNSIYYLEPSTGVLGNYLPVTYLFSSWELLIAYLAVTFQLDVAIITSVAAQIIIVSIAYISVYSLAYTLFKKRAVAIWSVVFLFISILFSYNTTGKLEEYLLDGWFLFFAHVGKVGFKYIVIVGFFELFVLAFQRRKVLATFGIQFVVAFTVYILAGNSFSQLAFVNQFILLALFTFLMIFYKIKWRNFKYLLIALIPSIGSLLLFLGTTNLWEKIINIFSENSQLFPAAADAAENSTSLISDWLVQISNFFGNYYWYVPFYFIIVMLIIVFACVNYLSKKKIQMISAKEESNVFFFYVVFPLTFLAITLFNPWVMKILIFGVIEFGYKRLLGNLMLNIFVIMFLVWGVYIYTSLLVSKKWHWIWNVVVAAGILLFALFPSRLSLYQYSKTEERLDNRKYVSVTFDGQIDYQKLLDNPYKLDQVTIDIGDYMVAKPEGTLALIEYNMFYGPTYLRNYIQNIEVFNTRYTKFQDDEKQAAYKRLNAFVTKQELYDNVQADLLEQEINYVIVQTDKTKVIDKLEALGYSIETTISGYVIIKIA
- a CDS encoding DUF2304 domain-containing protein: MNLTLRLLLIIASILTFLYMWVKVKKSQVQISDIAGWFLIGIGLIIIAIFPGLVSIFTNLFGFISDTNVVFLIMIFLLFILTFRQMLQISKLKAQNELLARKIAVFELDSKESRETKK
- a CDS encoding DUF6077 domain-containing protein, which translates into the protein MILNAIVIFMAILALLIFDFIGFSIKTRIKFLDNISSQIVGYILFFGLLQLFTTPFMLMDAPWIILKIICIVLIVILFGAALFLTLKNKKNYLKSFDKKKVVLLICVSVFFVLFSSITFNVYSKGGDGAYWMAMYNDTISTGMINSQVPGSGVMQPFFDPHFLSSNYVLISTIADVSNINPSIIAYSVISLLNIAFIVFAAFDVVNTILKKSRWEIKIFLAMVILCAIFFINYYFPLVFAPWMGNGFTKALVLVAIVLLYNISFKTSAILIKIGAIIIFSLAAFSFSSTTFFIVGGYYAVAIIADIVINKKIKRDVVIPLIIGMLVFVLLTLALVIKQQITSGGGILGRIAIESQQEPYNIFSLSNWKTYIKTFFFIQYPVSIVAGIILIANWKKLQEYSGLIFCGILLMFHWVLEAPIFEPLISKFITTGLLYNRFPDANFVVELVFLFLVIFVIVRETKANYFLTIIAVLATAFTLIYPGIKNENLEFLFSPKTFVERLQMNVKPFNYQIFDKELLEIAQSLAEIDNPHLIALPSDDLRAVIRAYDSNGELMMRREFPLVPSSEDEFVGWNFSDDFTQDSDAEQLNRCIYNEFYEYECDELAPIIIRRDGIDFLITYSDSKINDSLENLYPVFLKNSKYIIYKTS